One window of the Lytechinus variegatus isolate NC3 chromosome 3, Lvar_3.0, whole genome shotgun sequence genome contains the following:
- the LOC121411157 gene encoding amidase-like encodes MSRKQVPSYPFERGEEDERQENKIEQTKDGESIHEHHVRNKGRHSSPAVHVPSIDQLGKIARQCNMDITVAELKVYQSQMKRTIRTLNEASILPEPRLPVKYPRISGREPDPQENPHNAWSHVCTIHGAKRGKLLGKRIAVKDNIAVAGVPLMNGCHALDGYVPDFDATVVTRILEQGGTVIGKTRCEDLCYSGSSFTGAGGPVLNPHDTTRSSGGSSSGSAAAIAAGDVDMALGTDQGGSIRLPAAWCGVYGMKPTYGLVPYTGAMSLEPTVDHIGPLAKTVYDCALLLEVIAGYDNGLDHRQHPNIKVPQYTKEIENCQIDDERIGILIEGFATDCGDSKVKSLVFDIIMQLKQHGAHVDDISVPMHKLGYMAFACFAPEGINAALLQNGGGGYGHQGYYPSSMISQVSKAFQARPNDVTHRIKVTRLLGEYLKKNYGGRFYAKGRNLVLALRHAYDTAFQVVDILAMPTVPYTARKLPTDDCSIEDHFKMSSACAINTKSFNSTGHPAISIPVGKINGLPVGLTLVGRHFDEVRLLRVAKYIEQHCNKRRDMITPRL; translated from the exons ATGTCTCGAAAGCAAGTACCCAGTTATCCTTTTGAGAGGGGTGAGGAAGATGAGAGACAAGAGAATAAGATAGAGCAGACCAAAGATGGGGAGAGTATTCATGAACATCATGTCAGGAACAAAG GCCGACACTCTTCTCCTGCTGTGCACGTGCCTTCGATTGATCAACTCGGAAAGATTGCCCGACAATGCAACATGGATATAACAGTAGCTGAACTCAAA gTGTACCAGTCCCAGATGAAACGCACGATACGTACTCTGAATGAAGCGAGTATACTACCAGAACCGCGACTTCCTGTCAAATATCCTCGGATATCCGGTCGTGAACCTGATCCGCAAGAAAATCCTCATAACGCATG GAGCCACGTTTGTACAATCCACGGAGCAAAACGCGGAAAACTTCTTGGGAAGAGGATTGCCGTGAAGGACAACATTGCCGTAGCTGGCGTCCCACTGATGAATGGATGTCACGCATTGGATGGTTATGTTCCAGACTTTGATGCGACAGTGGTGACTCGAATATTAGAACAAG GTGGAACAGTTATTGGTAAGACGAGGTGTGAAGATTTATGCTACTCTGGAAGTAGTTTTACTGGAGCCGGTGGCCCCGTTCTGAACCCACATGACACAACACGAAGCTCTGGTGGTTCGAGCTCCGGCAGTGCTGCAGCG ATAGCGGCTGGTGACGTCGACATGGCACTTGGGACGGATCAAGGTGGTTCGATCCGGTTACCGGCGGCATGGTGCGGTGTTTATGGGATGAAACCTACCTATGGACTGGTTCCATATACTGGTGCTATGTCGTTAGAACCAACTGTCGATCACATAGGACCACTGGCAAAGACTGTGTATGACTGCGCGCTCCTACTCGAA GTCATTGCAGGGTATGATAATGGTCTGGATCATAGACAACATCCAAATATCAAAGTACCACAATACACAAAAGAg atcgaaaatTGTCAAATTGACGATGAGAGAATCGGGATCTTGATCGAAGGATTCGCTACTGATTGTGGAGATTCTAAAGTGAAATCGTTAGTTTTTGATATTATCATGCAGCTGAAACAGCATGGAGCACATGTCGATGACATTTCTGTCCCTATGCACAAACTAG GTTATATGGCTTTCGCCTGTTTTGCCCCTGAGGGAATCAATGCAGCGTTACTTCAAAATGGAG GTGGTGGATACGGTCACCAAGGTTACTATCCATCTAGCATGATATCACAGGTATCAAAAGCATTCCAAGCGAGACCAAATGATGTTACACATAGAATAAAG GTGACCAGACTTCTTGGGGAGTACTTGAAAAAGAACTACGGGGGTCGTTTCTACGCTAAGGGTCGCAACTTGGTGTTAGCACTACGACATGCTTACGATACAGCTTTTCAAGTCGTAGATATCCTGGCGATGCCTACGGTGCCATATACAGCTAGAAAGCTACCCACCGATGACTGCTCCATCGAAG ATCACTTCAAAATGAGCTCTGCTTGTGCCATAAATACCAAGTCGTTCAATTCTACTGGGCACCCAGCTATCAGCATTCCTGTTGGTAAAATCAATGGACTTCCAGTTGGGTTAACTCTTGTTGGTCGCCATTTTGATGAAGTTCGACTTTTACGCGTAGCGAAATACATCGAGCAACATTGTAATAAAAGAAGGGATATGATAACTCCGAGACTTTAA